The following coding sequences lie in one Porphyromonas asaccharolytica DSM 20707 genomic window:
- a CDS encoding IS110 family transposase — translation MKYFFIGIDVSKEKLDATLIHYESKSDSEQQLAYTTVENNPKGFRSLVSWSKKNAGRGVKTDAMLFCCETTGGYDRALCDWLYGNGLNIWRESALQIKRSMGLRKGKDDKADSEMIAYYALRFRSKATLYKPLDGNMRSLRDLFLYRQSLVADRQAKLVSAKEKRHISSKSKVDKFIYRDAQKAIDILTKSIKECEHRMLEIIKEDEEMYRNYLHLTSCKGVGLVTSVMLIIYTDNFKGWNAKKMASYCGIAPFYESSGSSVFHKANTGGYSNRRLKGILTQAARSAITHNPTLRQYYLRMKAQGKPYGVILNNVNNKLVHILFSLVLHDCDFELDHETKRTARA, via the coding sequence ATGAAATACTTTTTCATTGGCATCGACGTTTCCAAAGAAAAATTGGACGCCACCCTGATTCACTACGAATCCAAATCAGACAGCGAGCAACAGCTCGCCTACACCACTGTAGAAAACAACCCTAAAGGGTTCCGGAGCCTCGTCTCTTGGAGCAAGAAGAACGCTGGTCGAGGAGTCAAGACCGATGCCATGCTCTTCTGCTGTGAGACTACAGGAGGATACGATCGTGCACTCTGCGACTGGCTCTACGGCAACGGTCTAAACATCTGGCGCGAGAGCGCCTTGCAGATCAAGCGCAGCATGGGTCTCCGCAAAGGCAAAGACGACAAAGCCGACTCTGAGATGATCGCTTACTATGCCCTACGCTTCCGCTCCAAAGCCACTCTCTATAAACCTCTGGACGGGAACATGCGCAGCCTACGTGACCTCTTTCTCTATAGGCAGTCACTGGTTGCCGATAGGCAGGCCAAGCTAGTTAGTGCCAAGGAAAAACGGCACATCTCTAGCAAGTCTAAAGTCGACAAATTCATCTACCGAGATGCCCAAAAGGCCATCGACATCTTGACCAAAAGCATCAAAGAGTGCGAGCACCGAATGCTTGAAATCATCAAGGAAGACGAGGAGATGTACCGCAACTACCTGCACCTCACTTCCTGCAAAGGAGTGGGTCTCGTCACCTCCGTCATGCTGATCATTTATACCGACAACTTCAAGGGCTGGAATGCCAAGAAGATGGCTAGCTACTGCGGTATAGCGCCCTTCTACGAGAGCTCTGGGAGCTCAGTTTTTCACAAGGCCAACACAGGTGGCTACAGTAACCGACGGCTAAAAGGAATCTTGACCCAAGCAGCCCGAAGTGCCATAACGCATAACCCAACATTAAGACAATACTACCTACGCATGAAAGCCCAAGGCAAGCCCTACGGGGTTATCCTCAACAATGTCAACAACAAGCTCGTACACATTCTCTTCTCTTTGGTTCTGCACGACTGCGACTTTGAGCTAGACCACGAGACGAAGAGAACTGCTCGAGCCTAG
- a CDS encoding ABC transporter ATP-binding protein, which produces MPYLLEAEHIVKRYKNHLALDDVSIQVQPNSVFGLLGPNGAGKSTLIKIINKILLADSGTVLLNGQEMTYEDIRHIGYLPEERGLYKKMKVGDQAIYLARLHGLSRQEAQQELRHWFEKFDIMPWWHRKVEELSKGMQQKVQFICTVIHHPKLLIFDEPFSGFDPVNAELLKREILELRDNGCAVIFSTHNMQSVEEICDDIVLINKSKVVLRGDVTEVKRSHFDGVASLLIAGEGYRPNWVESLTEQQIELLEIKREGHDMRVRLKDPQQRDVRALAGLVPTDLHLLEVAQEIPSMQDIFIRTTTAQAQPATTTL; this is translated from the coding sequence ATGCCATACTTACTAGAAGCAGAGCATATCGTCAAGCGATACAAGAACCACCTCGCCCTCGACGATGTCTCCATACAGGTACAGCCCAATAGCGTCTTCGGACTCCTCGGTCCCAACGGCGCTGGCAAGAGTACCCTCATCAAGATCATCAACAAAATCCTCCTAGCCGACAGCGGCACCGTACTGCTCAACGGCCAGGAGATGACCTACGAAGATATACGCCATATCGGCTACCTCCCCGAGGAGCGAGGACTCTATAAGAAGATGAAGGTCGGTGACCAAGCCATCTACCTCGCTCGCCTGCACGGACTCTCCCGACAGGAGGCGCAGCAGGAGCTGAGGCACTGGTTTGAGAAGTTTGACATTATGCCCTGGTGGCATCGTAAGGTTGAGGAGCTATCTAAGGGAATGCAGCAGAAAGTTCAGTTCATCTGCACCGTCATTCACCATCCCAAGCTACTCATCTTCGACGAGCCCTTTAGCGGTTTCGACCCAGTCAATGCAGAGCTTCTCAAGCGTGAGATCCTAGAGCTGCGGGACAACGGCTGTGCCGTCATCTTCTCCACGCACAATATGCAGTCTGTCGAGGAGATCTGTGACGACATCGTCCTCATCAACAAGAGCAAGGTAGTGCTCCGTGGTGATGTGACCGAGGTCAAGCGAAGCCACTTCGACGGCGTCGCCTCGCTACTCATCGCAGGTGAGGGGTATCGCCCCAACTGGGTCGAGTCTCTGACCGAGCAACAGATCGAGCTACTCGAGATCAAGCGGGAGGGACACGATATGCGCGTCCGCCTCAAAGACCCGCAGCAGCGGGACGTACGCGCCCTTGCGGGACTAGTCCCCACCGACCTGCACCTCCTAGAGGTCGCGCAAGAGATACCCTCCATGCAAGACATCTTCATCCGCACCACCACGGCTCAAGCTCAGCCCGCTACGACCACCCTCTAA
- the holA gene encoding DNA polymerase III subunit delta encodes MTELVQISDLIRSGQPLPPLVLGYGEESYYINRLEELVVENYIPQEERTTQLVVYFGSETTAPEVLQQAQTFSMFAPKRLIVLRDAQDLKKSSVLKKPYGIAELIRDATTFAEGTTLLILYHDALPAAAKKNAQALKSQVALIESTPVRRDNELREAMIHMAEGLGLQLAPQAISTLIERVGYDLETLYSELQKLAIPAKSAGGLISRAMVQQVVSKSRKYGPYDLLNAVQRRKDDEALQIALAMAEDEKRYPVPQIIASLYGFFANLMVAHYLPSNSQKNIQEALNLKYESMARMYQSAMRLYSKQQTLNIISAIRRADGDAKGAHGVNASARTIYLDLLTQIFALKY; translated from the coding sequence ATGACTGAACTCGTACAGATTAGTGACCTGATCCGATCGGGTCAACCGCTCCCGCCTCTCGTGCTTGGCTACGGGGAGGAGAGCTACTATATCAATCGCCTAGAGGAACTGGTTGTCGAGAACTACATTCCTCAGGAGGAGCGCACGACCCAGCTGGTCGTCTACTTCGGCTCCGAGACGACGGCTCCCGAGGTGCTTCAGCAGGCGCAGACCTTCTCGATGTTTGCACCGAAGCGTCTCATCGTCTTGCGTGATGCGCAGGATCTCAAGAAGAGCAGCGTCCTCAAGAAGCCGTACGGCATTGCCGAGCTGATACGCGATGCGACAACCTTTGCCGAGGGCACCACACTCCTTATCCTATACCACGATGCGCTCCCAGCAGCTGCTAAGAAGAATGCGCAGGCGCTCAAGTCGCAGGTGGCGCTTATCGAGTCGACACCCGTCAGGCGTGACAACGAACTGAGAGAGGCGATGATCCATATGGCTGAGGGGCTAGGCTTGCAGCTGGCTCCGCAAGCGATCTCGACGCTGATCGAGCGGGTCGGATATGACCTAGAGACGCTCTACTCGGAGCTGCAAAAGCTCGCCATACCAGCCAAGAGCGCCGGCGGACTCATCTCACGTGCTATGGTGCAGCAGGTGGTGAGCAAGTCGCGCAAGTACGGTCCCTACGATCTGCTCAATGCGGTGCAGCGACGCAAGGACGATGAGGCACTGCAGATAGCACTAGCCATGGCGGAGGACGAAAAGCGATACCCTGTACCGCAGATCATCGCTTCGCTCTACGGTTTCTTTGCCAATCTGATGGTAGCGCACTACCTACCGTCCAATAGCCAGAAAAACATACAGGAAGCGCTCAACCTGAAGTATGAGTCGATGGCACGCATGTACCAGTCGGCCATGCGCCTCTACTCTAAGCAGCAGACGCTCAACATCATCTCCGCCATACGACGTGCCGACGGCGACGCCAAAGGCGCCCATGGGGTCAATGCCTCAGCACGCACCATCTACCTAGACCTCTTGACGCAGATCTTTGCGCTGAAGTACTAA
- a CDS encoding fimbrillin family protein codes for MNKLLTTISILLTTLLLATSCTKEQSRCTTCPDADGAQAKDYIVFKSNIRLSDKEVRATNERFDVSDQIGVYARGAEERNNLHYHAIPGGEIAIFHPTTTADRIYPSTVKELDFYAYAPYRTAVQKGIIHLNLIKEPIDLLWAHHREVAPRVEKKEYTLLFGHVLSRIVFTVQGLPAGVMLQSMKLQGLVVEGDFDVLTGELRTPYSSKETLPLTIGADQRSASTLILPKDIVDVELQLTLSNGRTYTKAIKQLDIISNKIYYYNITFDEQQGGISIDLVNGQIVDWEDDGTVSNIVVTPTETPTPDPKPAGENVYNVDLTQTARTLPLSDDFAKGGQRLRSLCTTWLAQQSTRRYA; via the coding sequence ATGAATAAGTTACTGACAACAATATCTATACTACTCACGACACTACTCCTAGCTACCTCTTGTACCAAGGAGCAGTCTCGCTGTACCACTTGCCCCGATGCAGACGGAGCGCAAGCTAAGGATTACATAGTCTTCAAGAGTAATATACGTCTGAGCGACAAGGAGGTGCGCGCCACGAACGAACGCTTTGACGTGAGCGACCAGATCGGTGTCTATGCGCGTGGTGCTGAGGAGCGCAATAACCTACACTACCACGCCATCCCTGGGGGAGAGATAGCGATCTTTCATCCCACGACAACTGCTGACCGCATCTACCCCAGCACCGTTAAGGAGCTAGACTTCTACGCTTACGCTCCCTACCGCACAGCCGTTCAGAAGGGTATTATACATCTGAATCTGATCAAGGAACCCATCGACCTCCTCTGGGCTCATCACCGGGAGGTGGCACCTCGTGTAGAGAAGAAGGAGTACACGCTCCTCTTCGGACACGTCCTCTCACGCATCGTCTTCACCGTCCAGGGACTTCCCGCAGGTGTAATGCTGCAATCGATGAAGCTACAAGGCCTGGTCGTCGAGGGGGACTTTGACGTCCTCACGGGCGAGCTACGCACACCATATAGTTCGAAGGAGACGCTACCCCTCACCATCGGTGCAGACCAGCGCTCTGCCTCGACTCTTATTCTTCCGAAAGATATTGTAGATGTAGAGCTGCAGCTCACGCTCAGCAATGGACGCACCTACACCAAGGCAATCAAGCAGCTGGACATCATTAGCAACAAGATCTACTACTATAACATCACCTTCGACGAGCAGCAAGGGGGTATATCTATAGATCTAGTCAATGGGCAGATCGTGGATTGGGAGGACGATGGCACTGTTTCTAATATTGTGGTTACACCGACCGAAACGCCTACGCCGGACCCCAAGCCGGCTGGTGAGAATGTCTATAATGTAGACCTCACACAGACGGCTCGCACACTACCGCTCAGTGATGACTTCGCTAAGGGGGGGCAAAGACTACGATCCCTTTGCACTACCTGGTTGGCTCAACAAAGCACTCGTCGGTACGCGTGA
- a CDS encoding type I restriction enzyme HsdR N-terminal domain-containing protein gives MKPLHLPSYPALIEEQSGRSVIYDVYRQSMVALTPEEWVRQHFLHYLSDHLGYPRLSIQVESLVASSIRQDRFDAMIYGPGGRVLALIECKAPEVPLSQDTVNQISRYNAHYHAPLLMMTNGLTHLVLQIDYATATAKPLAEIPSYQRALDILQTSKV, from the coding sequence ATGAAACCCCTCCACTTACCCTCTTACCCTGCTCTCATTGAGGAGCAGTCAGGGCGTTCGGTCATATACGACGTTTATCGTCAGAGTATGGTCGCTCTGACCCCTGAGGAGTGGGTGCGTCAGCACTTCCTGCACTATCTCTCGGATCATCTAGGCTACCCGCGCCTCTCCATACAGGTGGAGAGCCTCGTCGCCAGCTCCATACGTCAAGACCGCTTTGATGCGATGATCTACGGTCCTGGCGGACGAGTCCTCGCCCTCATCGAGTGCAAAGCTCCCGAGGTGCCACTCTCACAGGATACGGTCAACCAGATATCGCGCTACAATGCGCACTACCACGCACCGCTCCTGATGATGACCAACGGGCTTACCCACCTCGTCCTGCAGATAGACTACGCCACCGCCACGGCAAAACCGCTCGCCGAGATCCCCTCTTACCAGCGAGCCCTCGACATACTCCAAACCTCTAAGGTCTAA
- a CDS encoding fimbrillin family protein, translating into MKKLLVGALALLALTACNQDNKEPALQQEAMQFGSNIPALNLRMANNAFEANDAIGISMTGDATATNVEYKTTAGGATATFAPAATGLTFAEGQTVNFVSYYPYSASATTDLAIDLTNAQTDVLYSNNLTGIKTAKDATGANHVLQFTHKLALVSFTMAGLPAGTTIASAQLEGIVTTSSMKIADGALTNGTATATQKLQLAAGTFAPTIVIPATNSNAKLVITLSDGKSYSYTFASLALQSGKNHKFNVTLAAGAITVDQVNGQISDWEVVDGDDIIVNPDNNGGTEPTPEPQPTTGELLFPGADFEDFAAFTGTLMKAPQPYATAAAGAGRNGSTALHINGTPKGNDYVFTAMNNAGKDFSGKTKISFYMKGTAAGKSISINLFPADKSQPGLSVQKNGDAYYVYNLGDVSSDVTIQAATANAQGQIWNSYNGSINAADWVKVTLDISGKALAKSDKLFAFKVGKGVAWDLYLDDFTIE; encoded by the coding sequence ATGAAGAAACTACTTGTCGGTGCACTCGCACTACTCGCACTCACGGCCTGTAACCAGGACAACAAGGAGCCCGCTCTCCAGCAGGAGGCGATGCAGTTTGGGTCAAACATCCCAGCGCTCAACCTCCGTATGGCAAACAACGCCTTCGAGGCAAACGATGCTATCGGTATCTCTATGACTGGAGACGCTACCGCTACCAACGTAGAGTACAAGACCACCGCAGGAGGTGCTACAGCTACCTTTGCACCTGCCGCTACTGGACTAACCTTTGCCGAGGGGCAGACGGTCAACTTCGTCAGCTACTATCCTTACAGCGCTAGCGCTACGACCGATCTAGCTATCGACCTGACCAACGCTCAGACCGATGTCCTCTACTCCAATAATCTAACGGGCATCAAGACGGCTAAGGACGCTACGGGTGCTAACCACGTACTACAGTTTACGCACAAGCTGGCGCTCGTGAGCTTCACCATGGCCGGTCTACCCGCTGGTACGACTATCGCCTCAGCTCAGCTAGAGGGCATCGTCACCACCAGCTCGATGAAGATTGCTGACGGTGCGCTCACCAACGGCACGGCAACGGCTACGCAAAAGCTACAGCTTGCTGCTGGCACCTTCGCTCCAACGATCGTCATCCCAGCTACCAATAGCAACGCTAAGCTAGTCATCACGCTCAGCGACGGCAAGAGCTACAGCTACACCTTCGCAAGCCTCGCTCTCCAGTCTGGCAAGAACCACAAGTTCAACGTCACCCTCGCCGCTGGTGCCATCACAGTAGATCAGGTCAATGGTCAGATCTCTGACTGGGAGGTCGTAGATGGTGATGACATCATCGTTAATCCCGACAACAATGGTGGTACGGAGCCTACGCCAGAGCCACAGCCCACTACGGGTGAGCTACTCTTCCCTGGTGCTGACTTCGAGGACTTCGCTGCTTTCACGGGTACGCTAATGAAGGCTCCTCAGCCCTATGCAACTGCAGCTGCAGGTGCTGGTCGCAACGGCAGTACAGCACTTCATATCAATGGTACGCCTAAAGGCAATGACTACGTCTTTACCGCTATGAACAATGCAGGTAAGGACTTCTCTGGCAAGACCAAGATCTCATTCTATATGAAGGGTACAGCTGCTGGTAAGAGCATATCTATCAATCTGTTCCCTGCTGATAAGTCACAGCCTGGACTATCTGTTCAGAAGAATGGCGACGCATACTACGTCTATAATCTGGGTGACGTAAGTAGTGATGTTACCATTCAGGCAGCCACTGCTAATGCACAAGGGCAGATTTGGAACAGTTACAATGGTTCTATCAACGCTGCTGACTGGGTTAAGGTAACGCTCGATATCAGTGGTAAGGCACTAGCTAAGAGTGATAAACTCTTTGCATTCAAGGTAGGTAAGGGTGTCGCTTGGGATCTTTACCTTGATGACTTTACGATCGAGTAG
- a CDS encoding ABC transporter permease, whose amino-acid sequence MKKKSASKLSILIEREYMVRVKKKSFIVTTLLVPIILFAIFFIVIYISMSSLSDERVAVIDETGLYSDVLVDDEYYTFIPSSEPLEAYTDKAKLEEEGLTAVLYIKDTLMNNPNGWSLYSYKKLPSGIVNYIEDAFTERLKEQRIAQYDIEGLPEIIEDVETTISVPTYQWDAKGEEAKSSGSLAGIIGMILSVIILSFMSNYAGQVMSSVLEEKKNRIIEVIVSTVRPIDMMISKIIGAFLVGLTQVAIWLVFGGIIFVVGSLVAVGGVYDLSALSQLDPAQMGGLAGGMSMDSVAEMQSSLEVLQSINFVQLIIMLLVYFIGGYLLYASLFAAIGSSVSSDEDASQFMMPFLLVMMLGFYIAMGSMDNPDGTMAFWGSIIPFSSPFVMMVRLPYGVAMWELILSIVLLYLTAFGIVWLAARIYRVGILFTGKKPSLRDLWSWIRI is encoded by the coding sequence ATGAAAAAGAAATCAGCCTCCAAGCTCTCCATACTCATCGAGCGAGAATACATGGTGCGTGTCAAGAAGAAGTCCTTCATCGTCACCACCCTCCTCGTCCCGATTATCCTATTTGCGATCTTCTTTATCGTTATCTACATCAGTATGAGTTCGCTCAGTGACGAGCGTGTCGCCGTCATTGACGAGACGGGACTCTATAGCGATGTGTTGGTCGATGACGAATACTACACCTTCATTCCAAGCTCCGAGCCGCTTGAGGCTTATACCGACAAGGCGAAGCTCGAGGAGGAGGGACTCACAGCGGTCCTCTACATAAAAGACACGCTGATGAACAATCCCAACGGCTGGAGTCTTTACTCTTACAAGAAGCTTCCCAGTGGTATCGTTAACTACATCGAAGATGCTTTTACCGAGCGACTCAAGGAGCAGCGCATCGCTCAGTACGATATAGAGGGACTGCCCGAGATCATCGAAGATGTAGAGACCACCATCTCCGTACCCACCTATCAGTGGGATGCCAAGGGCGAGGAGGCTAAGTCTAGTGGCTCGCTAGCTGGTATCATCGGTATGATTCTCTCTGTGATCATCCTCAGCTTCATGTCCAACTATGCGGGGCAGGTGATGAGTAGCGTCTTAGAGGAAAAGAAGAACCGCATCATAGAGGTCATCGTCAGCACCGTACGACCTATCGATATGATGATCTCAAAGATTATTGGTGCGTTCCTCGTTGGACTGACACAGGTAGCTATATGGCTGGTCTTCGGAGGAATTATCTTTGTCGTCGGCTCACTGGTTGCCGTGGGTGGCGTCTACGACCTCTCGGCACTCTCGCAGCTAGACCCCGCACAGATGGGTGGGCTCGCTGGCGGTATGAGTATGGACTCCGTCGCCGAGATGCAGTCTAGTCTAGAGGTGCTACAAAGTATCAACTTCGTACAGCTCATCATCATGCTCCTTGTTTACTTCATCGGAGGTTACCTCCTCTACGCTTCGCTCTTTGCAGCGATCGGGTCGAGTGTCTCGAGCGACGAAGATGCCAGCCAGTTTATGATGCCGTTTCTCCTCGTCATGATGCTCGGCTTCTACATCGCTATGGGTAGCATGGACAATCCTGATGGCACGATGGCCTTCTGGGGCAGTATCATTCCCTTCTCCTCGCCCTTCGTGATGATGGTTCGACTACCCTATGGGGTCGCCATGTGGGAGCTCATCCTCAGCATCGTGCTCCTCTACCTCACCGCCTTTGGGATCGTCTGGCTAGCCGCACGTATCTACCGTGTCGGCATCCTATTCACGGGCAAGAAGCCCTCTCTGCGCGACCTCTGGAGCTGGATACGGATCTAG
- a CDS encoding fimbrillin family protein → MKKLLVGALALLALTACNQDNKSEALQQEAMQFGSNIPALNLRMANNAFEANDAIGISMTGDATATNVEYKTTAGGATATFAPATTGLTFAEGQTVNFVSYYPYSASATTDLAIDLSNAQTDVLYSNNLTGIKTPKDATGANHVLQFTHKLALVSFTMAGLPAGTTIASAQLEGIVTTSSMKIADGTLTNGTKTATQQLQLAAGTFAPTIVIPATNSNAKLVITLSDGKSYSYTFANLALQSGKNHKFNVSLASNALTVDEINGQISDWDVVDGDDIIVNPDDNGGTEPEPNPNPEPAGENVYNVDLTQTARTLPLSDDFAKGGKDYDPFALPGWLNKALVGTRDFQKRSYGGVHYAQASAYKSTDPVNKCVLITPRLQMTAGSSYTVELTYSSGHTNGATLTVQQLDKDGALVKTLEVINDSTSPRGYGNQHYKKSYAIAGSAEAGYIAILYEASQEPLHTTTYQVEALTVK, encoded by the coding sequence ATGAAGAAACTACTTGTCGGTGCACTCGCACTACTCGCACTCACGGCCTGTAACCAGGACAACAAGAGTGAAGCACTCCAGCAGGAGGCTATGCAGTTTGGGTCTAACATCCCAGCGCTCAACCTCCGTATGGCAAACAACGCCTTCGAGGCAAACGATGCTATCGGTATCTCTATGACTGGTGACGCTACCGCTACCAACGTAGAGTACAAGACCACCGCAGGAGGTGCTACAGCTACCTTTGCCCCTGCCACTACTGGACTAACCTTTGCCGAGGGGCAGACGGTCAACTTCGTCAGCTACTATCCTTATAGCGCTAGCGCTACGACCGATCTAGCTATCGACCTGAGTAACGCTCAGACCGATGTCCTCTACTCCAATAACCTAACGGGCATTAAGACGCCTAAGGACGCTACGGGTGCTAACCACGTACTACAGTTTACGCACAAGCTGGCGCTCGTGAGCTTCACCATGGCCGGTCTACCTGCTGGTACGACTATCGCCTCAGCTCAGCTAGAGGGCATCGTGACCACCAGCTCGATGAAGATCGCTGACGGTACGCTCACCAACGGCACGAAGACCGCTACACAACAGCTACAGCTCGCTGCTGGCACCTTCGCTCCAACGATCGTCATCCCTGCTACCAATAGCAATGCTAAGCTAGTCATCACACTCAGCGACGGCAAGAGCTACAGCTACACCTTTGCTAACCTTGCTCTCCAGTCTGGCAAGAACCACAAGTTCAACGTCTCCCTCGCATCTAACGCACTTACGGTTGACGAGATCAATGGTCAGATCTCAGACTGGGACGTCGTAGATGGTGATGACATCATCGTTAATCCTGACGACAATGGCGGTACGGAGCCTGAGCCCAATCCCAATCCAGAACCAGCTGGTGAGAATGTCTATAATGTAGACCTCACACAGACGGCTCGCACACTACCGCTCAGTGATGACTTCGCTAAGGGGGGCAAGGACTACGATCCCTTTGCACTACCTGGTTGGCTCAACAAAGCACTCGTTGGTACGCGTGACTTCCAGAAGCGCTCTTATGGTGGTGTGCACTATGCTCAGGCCAGTGCCTATAAGTCTACAGATCCCGTAAACAAATGTGTCCTCATCACGCCACGTCTGCAGATGACCGCAGGATCTAGCTATACGGTAGAGCTAACATACAGCTCGGGACACACCAATGGTGCTACGCTCACTGTCCAGCAGCTAGACAAGGATGGCGCACTCGTCAAGACGCTAGAGGTCATCAACGATAGCACTTCCCCGCGTGGCTATGGCAATCAGCACTACAAGAAGAGCTACGCTATCGCAGGCTCTGCTGAGGCTGGATACATCGCTATCCTCTATGAGGCTTCGCAGGAGCCTCTCCACACGACGACTTATCAAGTCGAAGCTCTAACTGTGAAATAG
- a CDS encoding choice-of-anchor J domain-containing protein — MTSLRGGKDYDPFALPGWLNKALVGTRDFQKRSFGDVHYAQASAYKSTDPVNKCVLITPRLQMTAGSSYTVELTYSSGHTNGATLTVQQLDKDGALVKTLEVINDSTSPSGYGNQHYKKSYAIAGSAEAGYIAILYEASQEPLHTTTYQVEALTVK; from the coding sequence ATGACTTCGCTAAGGGGGGGCAAAGACTACGATCCCTTTGCACTACCTGGTTGGCTCAACAAAGCACTCGTCGGTACGCGTGACTTCCAGAAGCGCTCTTTCGGCGACGTGCACTATGCTCAGGCCAGTGCCTATAAGTCTACGGATCCAGTAAACAAATGTGTCCTCATCACGCCACGTCTGCAGATGACCGCAGGCTCTAGCTATACGGTAGAGCTAACATACAGCTCGGGACACACCAACGGAGCTACGCTCACTGTCCAGCAGCTAGACAAGGATGGCGCACTCGTCAAGACGCTAGAGGTCATCAACGATAGCACTTCCCCGAGTGGCTATGGCAATCAGCACTACAAGAAGAGCTACGCTATCGCAGGCTCTGCTGAGGCTGGATACATCGCTATCCTCTATGAGGCTTCGCAGGAGCCTCTTCATACGACGACTTATCAAGTCGAAGCGCTAACTGTGAAATAA
- a CDS encoding AMP nucleosidase, protein MKTKKEIATNWLTRYTTRSLEEFAPHILLTNFTSYLQAFAKKIGEPILGESASMPNCGNAEMTMIHIGMGSPNAATIMDLLSAIEPRAVVFLGKCGGLKSQLTLGDYVLPIAAIRGEGTSDDYMPREVPSLPSFNVLKACSNALLEAGISYAPGTVYTTNRRLWEHDEHFKEYLRTTHADAIDMETATLFTVGYANRIPTGALLMVSDMPMTPEGVKSDESDSYVTAHFAEQHLQLGIRTVESLLQSPEEMKSIVFDW, encoded by the coding sequence ATGAAAACAAAGAAAGAGATTGCTACCAATTGGTTAACGAGGTACACCACACGGAGCCTCGAGGAGTTTGCGCCACACATACTCCTGACCAACTTCACGAGCTACCTGCAAGCTTTTGCCAAGAAGATCGGCGAGCCGATCCTAGGCGAGAGTGCCTCGATGCCAAACTGTGGCAATGCGGAGATGACGATGATACACATTGGTATGGGGAGTCCCAATGCGGCGACGATCATGGATCTGCTCTCGGCCATTGAGCCCCGGGCGGTAGTCTTCCTCGGTAAGTGTGGCGGGCTTAAGTCACAGCTGACGCTGGGGGACTACGTTCTCCCGATTGCAGCGATACGTGGCGAGGGAACGAGCGATGACTATATGCCTCGTGAGGTGCCGTCGCTCCCCTCCTTTAATGTGCTCAAAGCTTGTAGCAATGCGCTCCTCGAGGCGGGCATATCGTATGCGCCGGGGACGGTCTACACGACGAATAGACGGCTCTGGGAGCATGACGAGCACTTCAAGGAGTACCTCCGCACGACCCATGCGGACGCCATCGATATGGAGACGGCTACGCTCTTTACCGTGGGCTATGCGAACCGTATCCCGACGGGAGCTCTCCTGATGGTGAGTGATATGCCGATGACACCCGAGGGGGTCAAAAGTGACGAGAGCGATAGCTACGTGACGGCACACTTCGCCGAGCAGCATCTCCAGCTCGGCATTCGCACCGTCGAGAGCCTCCTCCAATCTCCCGAGGAAATGAAGAGTATCGTCTTTGACTGGTAA